The Neodiprion virginianus isolate iyNeoVirg1 chromosome 5, iyNeoVirg1.1, whole genome shotgun sequence genome contains a region encoding:
- the LOC124305656 gene encoding cohesin subunit SA-2 isoform X2: MNHRSTTDGRMMHRRGGKRIRMDDPVPPEYEAPMTPMTPMTPMTPLHETASNELQESYSSYASYQAPQTPIHNPTPEHYSPDSYSSPGTSHQQQQQYVEQTTSFEPAAQFEQPMTPLAPANMRITRNTRARLRGSTVQQPKYKEIDTDFIPTVAPRGRGGGGRGRGRRVPHSNNLEDEASLYYIIKNNRSSLTTIVDDWIEKYKIDRGNALLMLMQFFINASGCKGRITSEMQTTMEHVAIIRKMTEEFDEESGEYPLILPGQQWKKFRSNFCEFVQILVRQCQYSIIYDQFLMDNVISLLTGLSDSQVRAFRHTATLAAMKLMTALVDVALTVSINLDNTQRQYEAERQKAREKRAADRLESLMAKRKELEENMDEIKNMLTYMFKSVFVHRYRDTLPEIRAHCMAEIGVWMKKFHQNFLDDSYLKYIGWTLHDKVGEVRLKCLQALQPLYASEELKLKLELFTSKFKDRIVAMTLDKEYDVAVQAVKLVISILKHHREILTDKDCEHVYELVYSSHRAVAQAAGEFLNERLFVPDEEAVAGVKTKRGKKRLPNTPLIRDLVLFFIESELHEHGAYLVDSLIETNQMMKDWECMTDLLLEEAGPEEEALDNQKETSLIELMVCCIKQAATGEAPVGRGPTRKNMSAKELKQVQDDKQRLTEHFIQTLPLLLDKYRADPEKLANLLAIPQYFDLDIYTKSRQEQNLESLLKKIHTIVEKINDTEVLDTAAKTLEHMCIERHAIYTSCDLARSTLIDMIVNKYKEAIDEYRSLIEGGDVPNEDEIFETIQSLKKVAIFYSCHNMNPWGIWDSLYKDIEGARDPARCLPHEAVKYCISACFFAILWGQNHLLEAVDSGSKRGEDECCELKKRLHILMDQMCYLVGGDGNAVVVPPILREEAYNSICDLLVMFCNQLSTHHNPLMHHLVYETDQNMQNMLNKFIQEYVFCEEEDDEHDEHSKIEELHKRRNFLAGYCKLIVYNMMPTKAAADVFKHYVKYYNDYGDIIKTTLGKARDINKTNCALTMQHSLNILYNEIVAEKGKVSRNSEEFTAIKELAKRFALSFGLDAVKNRDAIAALHRAGVLFAITPPDGVELDPTGPPPNLAFLEILSEFTNKLLKQDKRVVLNFLDKRLQAGMPSSRGEDWQPLLLYRNSLLHGETDQVPVTSKRAYTRRKKDLLAEEEADEADDNSDHEFMGKFKKKRGPRKNQLSVNKTSMPKSSRSSTLYDSSNESPAQPMSPSCGLNIDDVSSIPSHEIDGRLKSLQIQSKSRRSVDISGPRELRRTARNSGRYIEGQYMESDSE; encoded by the exons AT gaaCCATCGGTCGACAACAGACGGCAGGATGATGCACAGGCGGGGGGGAAAGCGGATTCGGATGGATGATCCCGTCCCTCCGGAGTACGAGGCTCCCATGACCCCCATGACTCCGATGACCCCAATGACACCTTTGCACGAAACTGCCAGTAATGAACTTCAGGAATCTTATTCATCGTATGCATCATACCAAGCGCCACAAACTCCTATACACAACCCCAC CCCCGAACATTACTCGCCGGACAGCTACAGCTCACCAGGTACCTCACatcaacagcaacaacagtATGTGGAACAAACGACTAGTTTTGAACCAGCTGCACAGTTTGAGCAGCCAATGACACCTCTGGCACCAGCTAACATGAGGATCACAAGGAATACACGCGCCAGATTACGTG GTAGCACAGTTCAACAGCcaaaatataaagaaattgATACGGACTTTATACCCACTGTCGCCCCTAGAGGTCGTGGTGGAGGTGGACGAGGTCGTGGTCGACGGGTTCCACATTCTAACAATCTTGAAGACGAAGCCAGTCTTTACTACATTATCAAAAACAATCGTTCTTCCCTTACC ACTATAGTTGACGACTGGATTGAGAAGTACAAAATCGATAGAGGAAATGCCCTCCTCATGCttatgcaattttttattaatgcgAGTGGCTGTAAAGGACGTATTACATCCGAAATGCAGACTACTATGGAGCATGTAGCTATAATTCGTAAAATGACGGAAGAATTTGATGAG GAAAGTGGAGAGTATCCATTGATCTTGCCTGGACAGCAATGGAAGAAGTTCCGatcaaatttttgtgaatttgttcaaattctgGTTCGCCAATGCCAATATTCCATAATCTACGACCAATTCCTTATGGACAATGTTATTTCTTTGCTTACTGGGTTGTCAGATTCCCAAGTCAGAGCTTTCAGACACACTGCAACCTTAGCTG CAATGAAGCTCATGACTGCCCTTGTAGACGTTGCTCTAACTGTATCGATAAATCTCGACAATACACAGCGTCAGTATGAAGCCGAAAGGCAGAAGGCAAGAGAAAAGCGAGCAGCTGACAGATTGGAGTCACTAATGGCGAAAAGAAAGGAACTTGAAGAAAACATGGATGAGATTAAGAACATGCTGACATACATGTTTAAGTCTGTGTTCGTTCATCGTTACCGAGATACTTTACCAGAGATTCGAGCGCATTGTATGGCTGAAATTGGTgtatggatgaaaaaatttcaccagaACTTTCTTGATGATTCGTATTTGAAATACATAg GATGGACGCTACACGATAAAGTTGGCGAAGTTAGACTCAAGTGTTTGCAAGCGTTGCAGCCGTTGTATGCCTCGGAAGAATTGAAACTCAAACTGGAGCTATTTACTAGCAAATTCAAGGATCGAATTGTTGCAATGACGTTGGACAAAGAGTACGATGTTGCGGTCCAAGCAGTGAAGCTTGTTATATCTATATTGAAACATCACAGAGAAATATTGACAGACAAGGACTGTGAGCATGTCTATGAGCTGGTTTACTCATCGCATAGAGCTGTCGCGCAGGCTGCTGGAGAATTCCTCAACGAACGACTCTTTGTACCGGACGAAGAAGCAGTCGCAGGTGTAAAGACGAAACGGGGTAAAAAAAGACTTCCAAACACACCCCTGATCAGAGATCTCgttctatttttcattgaatCTGAGCTCCACGAACATGGCGCGTATCTAGTCGACTCGTTGATCGAGACTAACCAAATGATGAAAGACTGGGAATGCATGACTGATTTATTGCTTGAGGAAGCAGGACCGGAGGAAGAAGCACTTGATAATCAGAAAGAAACTTCTCTGATCGAGTTGATGGTTTGTTGCATAAAACAAGCTGCCACAG GTGAAGCACCGGTTGGCAGGGGTCCAACGCGTAAGAATATGTCCGCAAAAGAATTGAAACAGGTTCAAGATGACAAGCAACGACTTACGGAACACTTTATTCAGACTTTACCTTTGCTCTTGGATAAATATAGAGCCGACCCAGAAAAATTAGCAAATTTACTTGCGATACCTCAATACTTTGATCTCGACATATACACTAAATCAAGACAGGAGCAAAACCTTGAGtcactgttgaaaaaaattcacaccattgttgagaaaataaatgacaCCGAAGTGTTGGACACAGCAGCCAAAACTTTGGAACATATGTGCATCGAGCGTCATGCAATATACACTAG CTGTGACCTGGCCCGATCAACCTTGATCGACATGATAGTGAACAAATATAAAGAGGCTATCGACGAATACAGATCATTGATAGAGGGAGGAGACGTTCCAAATGAAGATGAAATATTTGAGACTATTCAATCCCTCAAAAAAGTAGCGATATTCTACAGTTGTCATAATATGAATCCATGGGGGATTTGGGACTCATTGTACAAAGATATTGAAGGTGCAAGGGATCCTGCAAG GTGTTTACCGCACGAAGCAGTAAAATATTGTATcagtgcttgctttttcgcaattttgtgGGGACAAAATCATCTATTAGAAGCAGTTGACTCGGGAAGCAAACGAGGGGAAGACGAATGCTGCGAATTGAAGAAACGTTTACACATTCTGATGGATCAGATGTGTTATTTGGTTGGGGGCGATGGCAATGCAGTG GTTGTACCCCCAATTCTGAGAGAAGAAGCTTACAATTCAATTTGCGACTTGTTGGTTATGTTTTGTAACCAATTGAGCACGCATCATAATCCTTTGATGCATCATTTGGTTTATGAAACTGATCAGAATATGCAGAACatgttgaataaattcatACAAGAGTATGTTTTCTGTGAGGAGGAGGATG ATGAACACGACGAACACTCAAAGATTGAAGAATTACATAaaaggagaaattttttggctGGATACTGTAAACTGATCGTTTATAATATGATGCCCACAAAAGCTGCTGCTGACGTTTTTAAGCATTATGTCAAGTACTACAATGATTATGGTGATATAATAAAAACTACTCTCGGCAAGGCAAgggatataaataaaacaaattgtGCTCTAACAATGCAGCACAGTTTGAACATTCTCTACAATGAAATAGTCGcagaaaaaggaaaagtaaGCAGAAACAGCGAAGAGTTTACTGCTATAAAG GAATTAGCTAAGCGGTTTGCCTTGTCTTTTGGCTTGGATGCAGTGAAAAACCGTGATGCAATTGCAGCTCTACACAGAGCGGGTGTTTTATTTGCTATAACACCTCCAGACGGAGTAGAATTGGACCCAACTGGACCTCCTCCCAATCTGGCTTTCTTAGAAATATTGTctgaatttacaaataaactTCTGAAGCAAGACAAACGCGTTGT GTTGAACTTTCTCGACAAGCGATTACAAGCTGGCATGCCATCATCGAGAGGAGAGGATTGGCAACCATTGTTATTGTACAGAAATAGCTTATTACATGGTGAAACTGATCAAGTTCCAGTCACAAGTAAACGTGCCTACACAAGACGCAAGAAAGATCTCCTCGCTG AAGAGGAAGCTGACGAGGCTGACGACAATTCCGACCACGAGTTCATGGG caAATTCAAGAAGAAACGTGGCCCTCGGAAAAATCA GCTATCAGTGAACAAGACATCGATGCCGAAATCGAGCAGATCATCAACTCTTTACGATAGTAGCAACGAATCACCAGCGCAGCCAATGTCTCCTTCGTGTGGACTCAACATAGACGACGTGTCGAGTATTCCATCGCACGAAATTGATGGAAGACTAAAGTCACTCCAAATCCAGTCTAAGTC AAGACGTAGTGTAGACATATCAGGGCCAAGAGAATTACGCAGAACTGCAAGAAACTCCGGAAGATATATCGAAGGGCAATATATG GAATCTGATTCCGAATGA
- the LOC124305656 gene encoding cohesin subunit SA-2 isoform X3, whose translation MMHRRGGKRIRMDDPVPPEYEAPMTPMTPMTPMTPLHETASNELQESYSSYASYQAPQTPIHNPTPEHYSPDSYSSPGTSHQQQQQYVEQTTSFEPAAQFEQPMTPLAPANMRITRNTRARLRGSTVQQPKYKEIDTDFIPTVAPRGRGGGGRGRGRRVPHSNNLEDEASLYYIIKNNRSSLTTIVDDWIEKYKIDRGNALLMLMQFFINASGCKGRITSEMQTTMEHVAIIRKMTEEFDEESGEYPLILPGQQWKKFRSNFCEFVQILVRQCQYSIIYDQFLMDNVISLLTGLSDSQVRAFRHTATLAAMKLMTALVDVALTVSINLDNTQRQYEAERQKAREKRAADRLESLMAKRKELEENMDEIKNMLTYMFKSVFVHRYRDTLPEIRAHCMAEIGVWMKKFHQNFLDDSYLKYIGWTLHDKVGEVRLKCLQALQPLYASEELKLKLELFTSKFKDRIVAMTLDKEYDVAVQAVKLVISILKHHREILTDKDCEHVYELVYSSHRAVAQAAGEFLNERLFVPDEEAVAGVKTKRGKKRLPNTPLIRDLVLFFIESELHEHGAYLVDSLIETNQMMKDWECMTDLLLEEAGPEEEALDNQKETSLIELMVCCIKQAATGEAPVGRGPTRKNMSAKELKQVQDDKQRLTEHFIQTLPLLLDKYRADPEKLANLLAIPQYFDLDIYTKSRQEQNLESLLKKIHTIVEKINDTEVLDTAAKTLEHMCIERHAIYTSCDLARSTLIDMIVNKYKEAIDEYRSLIEGGDVPNEDEIFETIQSLKKVAIFYSCHNMNPWGIWDSLYKDIEGARDPARCLPHEAVKYCISACFFAILWGQNHLLEAVDSGSKRGEDECCELKKRLHILMDQMCYLVGGDGNAVVVPPILREEAYNSICDLLVMFCNQLSTHHNPLMHHLVYETDQNMQNMLNKFIQEYVFCEEEDDEHDEHSKIEELHKRRNFLAGYCKLIVYNMMPTKAAADVFKHYVKYYNDYGDIIKTTLGKARDINKTNCALTMQHSLNILYNEIVAEKGKVSRNSEEFTAIKELAKRFALSFGLDAVKNRDAIAALHRAGVLFAITPPDGVELDPTGPPPNLAFLEILSEFTNKLLKQDKRVVLNFLDKRLQAGMPSSRGEDWQPLLLYRNSLLHGETDQVPVTSKRAYTRRKKDLLAEEEEADEADDNSDHEFMGKFKKKRGPRKNQLSVNKTSMPKSSRSSTLYDSSNESPAQPMSPSCGLNIDDVSSIPSHEIDGRLKSLQIQSKSRRSVDISGPRELRRTARNSGRYIEGQYMESDSE comes from the exons ATGATGCACAGGCGGGGGGGAAAGCGGATTCGGATGGATGATCCCGTCCCTCCGGAGTACGAGGCTCCCATGACCCCCATGACTCCGATGACCCCAATGACACCTTTGCACGAAACTGCCAGTAATGAACTTCAGGAATCTTATTCATCGTATGCATCATACCAAGCGCCACAAACTCCTATACACAACCCCAC CCCCGAACATTACTCGCCGGACAGCTACAGCTCACCAGGTACCTCACatcaacagcaacaacagtATGTGGAACAAACGACTAGTTTTGAACCAGCTGCACAGTTTGAGCAGCCAATGACACCTCTGGCACCAGCTAACATGAGGATCACAAGGAATACACGCGCCAGATTACGTG GTAGCACAGTTCAACAGCcaaaatataaagaaattgATACGGACTTTATACCCACTGTCGCCCCTAGAGGTCGTGGTGGAGGTGGACGAGGTCGTGGTCGACGGGTTCCACATTCTAACAATCTTGAAGACGAAGCCAGTCTTTACTACATTATCAAAAACAATCGTTCTTCCCTTACC ACTATAGTTGACGACTGGATTGAGAAGTACAAAATCGATAGAGGAAATGCCCTCCTCATGCttatgcaattttttattaatgcgAGTGGCTGTAAAGGACGTATTACATCCGAAATGCAGACTACTATGGAGCATGTAGCTATAATTCGTAAAATGACGGAAGAATTTGATGAG GAAAGTGGAGAGTATCCATTGATCTTGCCTGGACAGCAATGGAAGAAGTTCCGatcaaatttttgtgaatttgttcaaattctgGTTCGCCAATGCCAATATTCCATAATCTACGACCAATTCCTTATGGACAATGTTATTTCTTTGCTTACTGGGTTGTCAGATTCCCAAGTCAGAGCTTTCAGACACACTGCAACCTTAGCTG CAATGAAGCTCATGACTGCCCTTGTAGACGTTGCTCTAACTGTATCGATAAATCTCGACAATACACAGCGTCAGTATGAAGCCGAAAGGCAGAAGGCAAGAGAAAAGCGAGCAGCTGACAGATTGGAGTCACTAATGGCGAAAAGAAAGGAACTTGAAGAAAACATGGATGAGATTAAGAACATGCTGACATACATGTTTAAGTCTGTGTTCGTTCATCGTTACCGAGATACTTTACCAGAGATTCGAGCGCATTGTATGGCTGAAATTGGTgtatggatgaaaaaatttcaccagaACTTTCTTGATGATTCGTATTTGAAATACATAg GATGGACGCTACACGATAAAGTTGGCGAAGTTAGACTCAAGTGTTTGCAAGCGTTGCAGCCGTTGTATGCCTCGGAAGAATTGAAACTCAAACTGGAGCTATTTACTAGCAAATTCAAGGATCGAATTGTTGCAATGACGTTGGACAAAGAGTACGATGTTGCGGTCCAAGCAGTGAAGCTTGTTATATCTATATTGAAACATCACAGAGAAATATTGACAGACAAGGACTGTGAGCATGTCTATGAGCTGGTTTACTCATCGCATAGAGCTGTCGCGCAGGCTGCTGGAGAATTCCTCAACGAACGACTCTTTGTACCGGACGAAGAAGCAGTCGCAGGTGTAAAGACGAAACGGGGTAAAAAAAGACTTCCAAACACACCCCTGATCAGAGATCTCgttctatttttcattgaatCTGAGCTCCACGAACATGGCGCGTATCTAGTCGACTCGTTGATCGAGACTAACCAAATGATGAAAGACTGGGAATGCATGACTGATTTATTGCTTGAGGAAGCAGGACCGGAGGAAGAAGCACTTGATAATCAGAAAGAAACTTCTCTGATCGAGTTGATGGTTTGTTGCATAAAACAAGCTGCCACAG GTGAAGCACCGGTTGGCAGGGGTCCAACGCGTAAGAATATGTCCGCAAAAGAATTGAAACAGGTTCAAGATGACAAGCAACGACTTACGGAACACTTTATTCAGACTTTACCTTTGCTCTTGGATAAATATAGAGCCGACCCAGAAAAATTAGCAAATTTACTTGCGATACCTCAATACTTTGATCTCGACATATACACTAAATCAAGACAGGAGCAAAACCTTGAGtcactgttgaaaaaaattcacaccattgttgagaaaataaatgacaCCGAAGTGTTGGACACAGCAGCCAAAACTTTGGAACATATGTGCATCGAGCGTCATGCAATATACACTAG CTGTGACCTGGCCCGATCAACCTTGATCGACATGATAGTGAACAAATATAAAGAGGCTATCGACGAATACAGATCATTGATAGAGGGAGGAGACGTTCCAAATGAAGATGAAATATTTGAGACTATTCAATCCCTCAAAAAAGTAGCGATATTCTACAGTTGTCATAATATGAATCCATGGGGGATTTGGGACTCATTGTACAAAGATATTGAAGGTGCAAGGGATCCTGCAAG GTGTTTACCGCACGAAGCAGTAAAATATTGTATcagtgcttgctttttcgcaattttgtgGGGACAAAATCATCTATTAGAAGCAGTTGACTCGGGAAGCAAACGAGGGGAAGACGAATGCTGCGAATTGAAGAAACGTTTACACATTCTGATGGATCAGATGTGTTATTTGGTTGGGGGCGATGGCAATGCAGTG GTTGTACCCCCAATTCTGAGAGAAGAAGCTTACAATTCAATTTGCGACTTGTTGGTTATGTTTTGTAACCAATTGAGCACGCATCATAATCCTTTGATGCATCATTTGGTTTATGAAACTGATCAGAATATGCAGAACatgttgaataaattcatACAAGAGTATGTTTTCTGTGAGGAGGAGGATG ATGAACACGACGAACACTCAAAGATTGAAGAATTACATAaaaggagaaattttttggctGGATACTGTAAACTGATCGTTTATAATATGATGCCCACAAAAGCTGCTGCTGACGTTTTTAAGCATTATGTCAAGTACTACAATGATTATGGTGATATAATAAAAACTACTCTCGGCAAGGCAAgggatataaataaaacaaattgtGCTCTAACAATGCAGCACAGTTTGAACATTCTCTACAATGAAATAGTCGcagaaaaaggaaaagtaaGCAGAAACAGCGAAGAGTTTACTGCTATAAAG GAATTAGCTAAGCGGTTTGCCTTGTCTTTTGGCTTGGATGCAGTGAAAAACCGTGATGCAATTGCAGCTCTACACAGAGCGGGTGTTTTATTTGCTATAACACCTCCAGACGGAGTAGAATTGGACCCAACTGGACCTCCTCCCAATCTGGCTTTCTTAGAAATATTGTctgaatttacaaataaactTCTGAAGCAAGACAAACGCGTTGT GTTGAACTTTCTCGACAAGCGATTACAAGCTGGCATGCCATCATCGAGAGGAGAGGATTGGCAACCATTGTTATTGTACAGAAATAGCTTATTACATGGTGAAACTGATCAAGTTCCAGTCACAAGTAAACGTGCCTACACAAGACGCAAGAAAGATCTCCTCGCTG AAGAAGAGGAAGCTGACGAGGCTGACGACAATTCCGACCACGAGTTCATGGG caAATTCAAGAAGAAACGTGGCCCTCGGAAAAATCA GCTATCAGTGAACAAGACATCGATGCCGAAATCGAGCAGATCATCAACTCTTTACGATAGTAGCAACGAATCACCAGCGCAGCCAATGTCTCCTTCGTGTGGACTCAACATAGACGACGTGTCGAGTATTCCATCGCACGAAATTGATGGAAGACTAAAGTCACTCCAAATCCAGTCTAAGTC AAGACGTAGTGTAGACATATCAGGGCCAAGAGAATTACGCAGAACTGCAAGAAACTCCGGAAGATATATCGAAGGGCAATATATG GAATCTGATTCCGAATGA